ATCGTTCCAGTTTCTCAAGTGGCTTCAGCCCCCCAAGCAGGCCGATAACTGTAATAACGCCTATTATTATGGTGGTCAGTATACTTTTATTGCGATCAGTATCCAGATCGAAGTTAGCGAGGACAAAGGTAGAAAGAATGTGAATATAAAGGCAGACCGAAACCACGTAGGCCAAAACCAGTGCCAGATCTGAAAGCCGTTCAGCGATAACAGTGAACCGCTTGCTGCCCTCAGCCAGTACAGGCTCAGCACAGAGTATATTGTGCCGGACAATGCCACCGACCAGAAAGGCGACAATTGCAACCACTGCCATTGCGAGCACAGAATAAGGGCCAACTGCACTGGCCAGGATAGGCACGACCACAAGGAACCCGCTACCAAATATTGATGCCAGCGGCGTACTCATCGCAGAACTAATATTGTTTGTTGTCACGCTGTTCGTCTCTGTCGTATTTCCGCAGTGTTTCTCAGATTTACCGATACGGGACAGCAATCATCGTGAGCCTCAAATGATGCACGGATAGCGATTTGAGCCCCTGCTATGTTCCGTTACAAAAGTGCAGATTATAATGCTTAGAACTATGGTGATCAGCCCATGATTAATAATAATTATTAATCATGGGCTGATCCATTTAACTAAGACTAAGCCATGTGTATGATGTTATGGCTAACTATTAAATGCAATAATCTTCAAAAGTAGGTCAAACGTACATACAAACCTACATTCTGCTGTAAAATCGAGCTATGCTAAATGAAACCTGCTGGCTTATAGGCCTTCATATCCCCGCCAGCCTGTTACCGGCATCTTTAATGTGGCTGGCAAATATAATAATGCTTGCGCTGGTCATTCTCGCGATAAAAAATTTCTCGTTTACCGCGCTGCTGAATAACAAACCCAACCAGCATGTGTATTTCGGTGCCGGCATTGCTGTTGCCGCAAGCCATCTGACGGCTATAGCCTTGTTAAGTCTGGGATTCTGCTGTGGTAATCGGTATCGGGATGTTGCTTGACTTGACAGTCGGATGCATGTAATAGCTTGATTGCTGTACACGGTGGGTTACCAGGCTGATGATGCAAGATGCTGTTTGAGTCTAGTAAGGCGAGCAGAAAACAATAATACACAACAAGGAAAAATACCATGCCGGTTGAACGCAAACACTGTCAATGCCATGATACGCAAACCCATTTTCTGGGACGGGCGTTCGAGTCGCTGCAACTCGAGACCACGCAACGGGAACTGCTGCTATCGGCATTCCGGGAAACGACTGTCAGTATTCCCCTGCGGCTCCATCGCGCGGATGATGATTGTGGTGAACTGCGCATCTATATTGGCTACCGGGTGCAACACAATCATGCGCGTGGGCCCTTCAAGGGCGGACTACGCTTCCATCCATCGGTCAACCTGGGCGAGATCCGCGCCCTGGCCCAGCTCATGACCTGGAAGACCGCGCTGGTGGACGTTCCTTTCGGTGGTGCCAAGGGGGGTATTGCCGTCGATACGACCCAGTTGAGCCAATACGCACTGGAAATTCTTACCAAGCGCTTTGTGCAGAAAATGGTGCCGGTGTTCGGTGTTCACCATGACATCCCTGCGCCGGACGTCGGCACCAACCCACAGGTGATGGCCTGGATCCTCGAGGAATACAGCAAGAATCACGGTTATACCCCAGCCATTGTGACGGGTAAACCTATAGAACTGGGCGGATCGGCCGGGCGCCTGGAGGCGACTGGCCACGGTGTCGCCTACCTTACAGGCAAGGTGGCTAGTGAGATCTCTTTGCCCATCAAAGACGCGTCGGTCGTGGTTCAGGGCTTTGGTAATGTTGGATTTCACACGGCACAGAGTCTTGACGCGATGGGCGCCCGGGTGATCGCCCTGTCCGATGCCCGCAGTGGTGTCATCTGCAACGCCGGCATCGATATCGAGCGCGCCCGGCGTCACGTCGCCGCAACAGGCTGGCTTGAAGGCCTGCCGGGTACGGAGCCAATCAGTAACGCCGAACTCCTGGAACTGCCGTGTGACATCCTGATCCCGGCGGCCATCGAGGCCACCATCGATTGCGACAATGCCGGGACCATTCGGGCTCGTCTGGTGGTGGAGGCAGCCAATATCCCGGTGACCCACCTGGCGGATACGACCCTGCGGGAGCGGGGCATTACGGTCGTGCCCGATCTCCTGGCAAATGCGGGCGGGGTACTGGCCTCCTATTACGAATGGGTACAGAACCTGCAGGAGTTCCCATGGGAACGCGACACTGTGCTGCAACGTCTGGAGCAACGTCTTGGCCGGGTCTATGAACAGGTCCGTGACCTGGCACAACAACGCAACA
This genomic interval from bacterium BMS3Abin11 contains the following:
- the gdhA gene encoding glutamate dehydrogenase; its protein translation is MPVERKHCQCHDTQTHFLGRAFESLQLETTQRELLLSAFRETTVSIPLRLHRADDDCGELRIYIGYRVQHNHARGPFKGGLRFHPSVNLGEIRALAQLMTWKTALVDVPFGGAKGGIAVDTTQLSQYALEILTKRFVQKMVPVFGVHHDIPAPDVGTNPQVMAWILEEYSKNHGYTPAIVTGKPIELGGSAGRLEATGHGVAYLTGKVASEISLPIKDASVVVQGFGNVGFHTAQSLDAMGARVIALSDARSGVICNAGIDIERARRHVAATGWLEGLPGTEPISNAELLELPCDILIPAAIEATIDCDNAGTIRARLVVEAANIPVTHLADTTLRERGITVVPDLLANAGGVLASYYEWVQNLQEFPWERDTVLQRLEQRLGRVYEQVRDLAQQRNTDLRTAAYDLAIGRVNQAIALRGF